A single Panthera uncia isolate 11264 chromosome E2 unlocalized genomic scaffold, Puncia_PCG_1.0 HiC_scaffold_19, whole genome shotgun sequence DNA region contains:
- the ZNF579 gene encoding LOW QUALITY PROTEIN: zinc finger protein 579 (The sequence of the model RefSeq protein was modified relative to this genomic sequence to represent the inferred CDS: deleted 1 base in 1 codon), with amino-acid sequence MDPQPPPPAQGSPPHRGRGRGRGRGRGRGRGRGRGGAGAPRAPLPCPTCGRLFRFPYYLSRHRLSHSGLRPHACPLCPKAFRRPAHLSRHLRGHGPQPPLRCAACPRTFPEPAQLRRHLAQEHAGGEVELAIERAAKEAAETSWGPQDASAEQPSTAAAGAAEEEAAWPETWPAGEPATLAAPASSEPRESEEEEAEAGAAELRAELALAAGRQEEKQVLLQADWTLLCLRCREAFATKGELKAHPCLRPEGEQEGEGGPPPRPKRHQCSICLKAFARPWSLSRHRLVHSTDRPFVCPDCGLAFRLASYLRQHRRVHGALSLLAPLPPAGRKDDKASGGRNSGKGPEGGEGAECGSASEGGEGGQNGGDAAPARPPAGEPRFWCPECGKGFRRRAHLRQHGVTHSGARPFQCVRCQREFKRLADLARHAQVHAGGPAPHPCPRCPRRFSRAYSLLRHQRCHRAELERAAALQALQAQAPPSPPPPPPPPPAGQEDEEGLPLPVARIKEEPPSPGSPPQSPPPAPPVFLSASCFDSQDHSAFQMEEEELDSKAHLRGSGGLAS; translated from the exons ATGGATCCGCAGCCCCCTCCACCCGCCCAGGGCAGCCCGCCTCACCgtggccggggccggggccgcggcCGGGGCCGTGGCCGAGGCCGAGGCCGTGGCAGG GGGGGCGCTGGAGCCCCTCgggcccccctgccctgccccacctgcgGCCGCCTCTTCCGCTTCCCCTACTACCTCTCCCggcaccggctgagccactcggGTCTCCGACCCCACGCCTGCCCCCTGTGCCCCAAGGCCTTCCGCCGGCCTGCGCACCTCTCCCGCCACCTGCGTGGCCACGGGCCCCAACCCCCGCTGCGCTGCGCCGCCTGCCCCCGCACCTTCCCTGAGCCCGCCCAGCTCAGGCGCCACCTGGCCCAGGAGCACGCGGGCGGCGAGGTCGAGCTGGCCATCGAGAGGGCGGCCAAGGAGGCCGCGGAGACCAGCTGGGGCCCGCAGGACGCCAGCGCCGAGCAGCCGAGCACCGCGGCGGCGGGGGCCGCCGAGGAGGAGGCAGCGTGGCCCGAGACGTGGCCGGCGGGGGAGCCGGCCACGCTGGCGGCCCCCGCGAGCTCGGAGCCCCGCGAgtcggaggaggaggaggccgagGCCGGGGCGGCCGAGCTGAGGGCCGAGCTGGCGCTGGCGGCCGGGCGCCAGGAGGAGAAGCAGGTCCTGCTCCAGGCCGACTGGACGCTGCTGTGCCTCCGCTGTCGCGAAGCCTTCGCCACGAAGGGCGAGCTCAAAGCGCACCCGTGTCTGCGCCCcgagggggagcaggagggggaagggggccccccgccccgccccaagcGCCACCAGTGCTCCATCTGCCTCAAGGCCTTCGCCAGGCCCTGGTCGCTGTCCCGCCACCGGCTGGTCCACTCCACCGACCGCCCCTTCGTGTGCCCGGACTGCGGTCTGGCCTTCCGCCTCGCCTCCTACCTCCGCCAGCACCGCCGCGTCCACGGCGCGCTCAGCCTCCTGGCCCCGCTGCCCCCGGCCGGCAGGAAGGACGACAAGGCCTCGGGCGGACGGAACTCAGGGAAGGGGCCCGAGGGGGGCGAGGGGGCCGAGTGCGGGAGCGCCTCGGAGGGGGGAGAAGGCGGGCAGAACGGAGGCGACgccgccccggcccggccccccgcCGGGGAGCCCCGCTTCTGGTGCCCCGAGTGCGGCAAGGGCTTCCGGCGCCGGGCGCACCTGCGACAGCACGGGGTGACCCACTCAGGGGCGCGCCCGTTCCAGTGCGTGCGCTGCCAGCGGGAGTTCAAGCGCCTGGCGGACCTGGCCCGCCACGCGCAGGTGCACGCGGGGGGCCCGGCCCCGCACCCCTGCCCGCGCTGCCCGCGCCGCTTCTCGCGCGCCTACAGCCTCCTGCGCCACCAACGCTGCCACCGCGCTGAGCTGGAGAGGGCCGCCGCCTTGCAGGCGCTCCAGGCCCAGGCCCCGCCgtcgcccccgccgcccccgccgccgccgccagccgGGCAGGAGGACGAGGAAGGGCTCCCGCTGCCCGTCGCACGCATCAAGGAAGAGCCGCCCTCCCCGGGGTCCCCACCCCAGTCGCCGCCACCGGCTCCCCCTGTCTTCCTCAGCGCCTCCTGTTTCGACAGCCAGGACCATTCGGCCTTCCAGATGGAGGAAGAAGAGCTCGACAGCAAGGCTCACCTGCGCGGGTCGGGCGGCCTGGCCTCCTGA